One Streptomyces sp. CNQ-509 DNA window includes the following coding sequences:
- a CDS encoding M24 family metallopeptidase, with protein sequence MTLTESSAALRGFRSVQRLAYECAEAVAAQLRPGVTEREAARMQREWLRERGVRDWFHLPFAWFGDRTAFAGFRVPLQFFPTNRELAPGMPFILDLAPVHGGHTADVGYSGSLGPNPVHDRLMRDLRVHRELILREVRERRPLREIYEDVERLMVRQGYHNRHRAYPFGVIAHKVDRVRERRFSPHVFGFGTQSLKGLAKDALRGHREGWSPLWSPHRFSQHPPRPGLWAVEPHLGFRGTGAKFEELLVVTDSRDAEESAFWLDDDLPHVRRWQEAEADGEPAEEAPGGGQGEARGRVQEKGRVA encoded by the coding sequence ATGACACTCACCGAGTCCTCGGCGGCTCTGCGGGGGTTCAGAAGTGTGCAGCGGCTGGCGTACGAGTGCGCGGAGGCGGTGGCGGCGCAGCTCCGGCCGGGGGTCACGGAGCGGGAGGCGGCGCGGATGCAGCGGGAGTGGCTGCGCGAGCGCGGCGTGCGGGACTGGTTCCACCTGCCGTTCGCGTGGTTCGGCGACCGGACGGCGTTCGCGGGCTTCCGGGTGCCGCTGCAGTTCTTCCCGACGAACCGGGAGCTGGCGCCCGGTATGCCGTTCATCCTCGACCTCGCGCCGGTGCACGGCGGGCATACGGCCGACGTGGGCTATTCCGGCTCGCTCGGGCCGAATCCCGTGCACGACCGGCTCATGCGCGACCTGAGGGTGCACCGGGAGCTGATCCTGCGCGAGGTGCGCGAGCGCCGCCCCCTGCGGGAGATATACGAGGACGTGGAGCGCCTCATGGTTCGCCAGGGCTATCACAACCGGCACCGGGCCTATCCGTTCGGCGTCATCGCGCACAAGGTCGACCGCGTCCGGGAGCGGCGCTTCTCGCCGCACGTGTTCGGCTTCGGCACGCAGAGCCTGAAAGGGCTGGCGAAGGACGCCCTGCGCGGGCACCGCGAGGGATGGTCGCCGCTGTGGAGCCCGCACCGGTTCTCGCAGCATCCGCCGCGGCCGGGGCTGTGGGCGGTGGAGCCGCACCTGGGCTTCCGCGGCACGGGGGCGAAGTTCGAGGAGCTGCTGGTGGTGACGGACTCGCGGGACGCGGAGGAGAGCGCGTTCTGGCTGGACGACGACCTGCCGCACGTGCGGCGGTGGCAGGAGGCGGAGGCGGACGGGGAGCCGGCGGAGGAGGCGCCGGGCGGCGGGCAGGGGGAAGCGCGGGGGCGGGTGCAGGAGAAAGGGCGGGTGGCGTGA
- a CDS encoding ABC transporter ATP-binding protein — MTVIATENLSKRFPRVTALDGLTLDIGPGVTGLVGANGAGKSTLIKILLGLSPASEGSATVLGLDVAAGSDTAATIRERVGYMPEHDCLPPDVSATEFVVHMARMSGLPATAARERTADTLRHVGLYEERYRPIGGYSTGMKQRVKLAQALVHDPQLVFLDEPTNGLDPVGRDDMLGLIRRVHADFGISVLVTSHLLGELERTCDHVVVIDGGRLLRSSSTSDFTQTTATLAVEVTDTDAHPDGTATLRKALAGAGLGITADGRLLYVEAEDDGTYDVVRDAVAGLGLGLVRMEQRRHRIAEIFRDDDTLPASTSTSTSTSENASADTNPSTPATDPAGSPHAH; from the coding sequence GTGACAGTCATCGCCACCGAGAACCTGAGCAAACGGTTTCCCCGGGTCACCGCGCTCGACGGCCTCACCCTCGACATCGGCCCCGGGGTCACGGGCCTGGTCGGCGCCAACGGCGCCGGCAAGTCCACGCTGATCAAGATCCTGCTCGGCCTGTCCCCCGCCTCCGAGGGCTCCGCCACCGTGCTCGGCCTCGACGTGGCCGCCGGCAGCGACACCGCCGCCACCATCCGCGAGCGCGTCGGCTACATGCCGGAACACGACTGCCTGCCGCCCGACGTCTCCGCCACGGAGTTCGTCGTCCACATGGCGCGCATGTCCGGCCTTCCCGCCACCGCGGCCCGCGAGCGCACCGCCGACACCCTGCGCCACGTCGGCTTGTACGAGGAGCGCTACCGCCCCATCGGCGGCTACTCGACCGGCATGAAGCAGCGCGTCAAGCTCGCCCAGGCCCTCGTGCACGACCCGCAGCTCGTCTTCCTCGACGAGCCGACCAACGGCCTCGACCCCGTCGGCCGCGACGACATGCTCGGCCTCATCCGCCGCGTACACGCCGACTTCGGCATCTCCGTCCTCGTCACCTCGCACCTCCTCGGCGAGCTGGAACGCACCTGCGACCACGTCGTCGTCATCGACGGCGGGCGGCTGCTGCGCTCCAGCTCCACCAGCGACTTCACGCAGACCACCGCCACCCTCGCGGTCGAGGTGACCGACACCGACGCCCACCCCGACGGCACCGCCACCCTGCGCAAGGCGCTCGCGGGCGCGGGCCTGGGGATCACCGCGGACGGCCGGCTGCTGTACGTCGAGGCCGAGGACGACGGCACGTACGACGTCGTACGGGACGCGGTGGCCGGTCTCGGCCTCGGGCTGGTGCGCATGGAGCAGCGCAGGCACCGGATCGCGGAGATCTTCCGCGACGACGACACCCTCCCGGCGAGCACGAGCACGAGCACGAGCACAAGCGAGAACGCGAGCGCAGACACGAATCCCAGCACCCCCGCGACCGACCCCGCAGGAAGCCCTCATGCCCACTGA
- a CDS encoding ABC transporter permease, with translation MPTDAPATGNSGATGKPGAPAEAPGTSTPAATDVIHDIGYRHYEGPRLGRGYARRSLFTQSLRAAYGLGRSAKSKVPPALLFGIMCLVALILVAVAIGTSMDELPLEYTDYAIYLQPVIFLFIAAQAPVSVSRDLRFRTVPLYFSRPVERLDYVSAKYAAMAGALFILTATPLLILYVGALLAKLDFTDQTKGFAQALLSVALLSVLFAGIGLAIAALTPRRGFGVAAVIAAFIVPFGAVGALQGIAWEQDNLGAIGWFALFSPIGIIDNIQSTFLGATPSTASPEPVDPSTAAGGAALLVALALAAGCFLFLLRRYRKAGL, from the coding sequence ATGCCCACTGACGCGCCCGCCACCGGCAACTCCGGCGCCACCGGCAAACCCGGCGCGCCCGCCGAAGCCCCCGGCACGAGCACCCCCGCCGCCACCGACGTCATCCACGACATCGGCTACCGCCACTACGAAGGCCCCCGCCTCGGCCGCGGCTACGCCCGCCGCTCCCTGTTCACCCAGTCCCTGCGCGCCGCGTACGGCCTCGGCCGCTCCGCCAAGTCCAAGGTCCCGCCCGCGCTCCTCTTCGGCATCATGTGCCTGGTCGCGCTCATCCTCGTCGCCGTCGCCATCGGCACGAGCATGGACGAACTGCCGCTGGAGTACACCGACTACGCGATCTACCTCCAGCCCGTCATCTTCCTCTTCATCGCCGCCCAGGCCCCCGTGTCCGTCTCCCGCGACCTGCGGTTCCGCACCGTCCCGCTCTACTTCTCCCGCCCCGTCGAACGCCTCGACTACGTCTCCGCCAAGTACGCGGCGATGGCCGGCGCGCTCTTCATCCTCACCGCCACCCCCCTGCTGATCCTCTATGTCGGCGCGCTGCTGGCGAAGCTCGACTTCACCGACCAGACCAAGGGCTTCGCCCAGGCGCTCCTCTCGGTCGCCCTGCTCTCCGTGCTCTTCGCCGGCATCGGCCTGGCCATCGCCGCCCTCACCCCGCGCCGCGGCTTCGGCGTCGCCGCCGTCATCGCCGCGTTCATCGTGCCTTTCGGCGCGGTCGGCGCGCTGCAGGGCATCGCGTGGGAGCAGGACAACCTCGGCGCCATCGGCTGGTTCGCGCTCTTCTCGCCCATCGGCATCATCGACAACATCCAGTCGACGTTCCTCGGCGCGACCCCCAGCACCGCCTCCCCCGAGCCCGTCGACCCGTCCACCGCGGCCGGCGGCGCCGCGCTGCTGGTCGCGCTCGCGCTCGCCGCCGGCTGCTTCCTCTTCCTGCTGCGCCGCTACCGAAAGGCCGGGCTGTGA
- a CDS encoding ABC transporter ATP-binding protein has protein sequence MTTIRIDSVSRWFGNVVAVNDVSMAIGPGVTGLLGPNGAGKSTLINMMAGFLPPSTGAVTLDGVRIWRNERVYKQIGLVPEREAMYDFLTGREFVLANAELHGLGAEAARKALATVEMEYAQNRRISTYSKGMRQRVKMASALVHEPDVLLLDEPFNGMDPRQRMHLMDLLRQMGAAGRTVLFSSHILEEVEQLAAHIEVIVAGRHAASGDFRKIRRLMTDRPHHYAVRSSDDRALASALIADPSTAGLELDRRDGVLHIQAVDFARFTELLPRVARDHGIRLYEVSPSDESLESVFSYLVAA, from the coding sequence GTGACCACCATCCGGATCGACAGCGTCTCCCGCTGGTTCGGCAACGTCGTCGCCGTCAACGACGTGAGCATGGCCATCGGCCCGGGCGTCACGGGCCTCCTCGGCCCCAACGGCGCCGGTAAGTCGACCCTCATCAACATGATGGCCGGCTTCCTCCCCCCCTCCACCGGCGCGGTCACTCTCGACGGTGTGCGCATCTGGCGCAACGAGCGGGTCTACAAGCAGATCGGGCTCGTCCCCGAGCGGGAGGCGATGTACGACTTCCTCACCGGCCGCGAGTTCGTCCTCGCCAACGCCGAGCTGCACGGCCTCGGCGCCGAGGCCGCGCGCAAGGCGCTGGCCACGGTCGAGATGGAGTACGCGCAGAATCGCCGCATCAGCACGTACAGCAAAGGCATGCGCCAGCGCGTGAAGATGGCCTCCGCCCTCGTCCACGAGCCCGACGTGCTGCTCCTCGACGAGCCGTTCAACGGCATGGACCCGCGCCAGCGCATGCACCTCATGGACCTGCTGCGGCAGATGGGCGCCGCCGGCCGCACCGTGCTCTTCTCCTCGCACATCCTGGAGGAGGTCGAGCAACTCGCCGCGCACATCGAGGTGATCGTCGCCGGCCGGCACGCCGCGTCCGGCGACTTCCGCAAGATCCGCCGGCTGATGACCGACCGCCCGCACCACTACGCCGTACGCTCCAGCGACGACCGCGCGCTGGCCTCCGCGCTCATCGCCGACCCGTCCACCGCCGGGCTCGAACTCGACCGGCGCGACGGCGTCCTGCACATCCAGGCCGTCGACTTCGCCCGCTTCACCGAGCTGCTGCCGCGCGTCGCCAGGGACCACGGCATCCGCCTCTACGAGGTCTCGCCCTCCGACGAGTCCCTCGAATCCGTCTTCTCGTACCTGGTCGCGGCCTGA
- a CDS encoding ABC transporter permease subunit, which produces MYHPTVARLTQRAILGRRRALILLLLPVLLIVIAIVVRALVGADDEVTADLLGGFALATMVPLIGVIAGTGAIGPEIDDSSIVYLLAKPVPRPTIILTKLIVAVSVTVAFSALPTLVAGVILGGNGSRLAVAYALAAAVASVAYAAFFLMLGTISRHAVVFGLVYALVWEALLGSLVDGVKTLSIQQWALAVGERIGQGGHVVSDVALPVATVLLVVVTAGATWFAAQRLRSLTLAGEE; this is translated from the coding sequence CTGTACCACCCCACCGTCGCCCGGCTCACCCAGCGGGCCATCCTCGGCCGCCGCCGGGCGCTCATCCTGCTCCTGCTGCCCGTGCTGCTCATCGTCATCGCCATCGTCGTACGCGCCCTCGTCGGCGCCGACGACGAGGTCACCGCCGACCTCCTCGGCGGCTTCGCGCTGGCGACCATGGTGCCGCTCATCGGCGTCATCGCCGGCACGGGCGCCATCGGCCCGGAGATCGACGACAGTTCGATCGTCTATCTGCTCGCGAAGCCCGTGCCGCGCCCGACGATCATCCTCACCAAGCTGATCGTCGCGGTGAGCGTGACCGTCGCGTTCTCCGCGCTCCCCACGCTGGTCGCCGGGGTCATCCTCGGCGGCAACGGCAGCCGCCTGGCGGTCGCGTACGCCCTGGCCGCCGCGGTCGCCTCCGTCGCGTACGCCGCCTTCTTCCTGATGCTCGGCACGATCTCGCGGCACGCGGTGGTCTTCGGGCTCGTCTACGCGCTGGTGTGGGAGGCCCTGCTCGGCAGCCTCGTCGACGGCGTGAAGACGCTCAGCATCCAGCAGTGGGCGCTGGCGGTGGGCGAGAGGATCGGCCAGGGCGGCCACGTGGTCTCCGACGTGGCACTGCCGGTGGCGACGGTCCTGCTGGTCGTGGTCACGGCGGGCGCGACGTGGTTCGCCGCCCAGCGCCTGCGGTCGCTGACGCTGGCGGGCGAGGAGTAG